A window of the Verrucomicrobiia bacterium genome harbors these coding sequences:
- a CDS encoding Gfo/Idh/MocA family oxidoreductase, whose translation MTPVSGMPDCGLRTRREFLISAAAAFTVACAGGDAAVPARRAAVIGHTGRGDYGHGLEAIFAGRPEIELVAVADPVEAARERRVRETGALRAYADWRELLDRERPDLVSIAMRHADQHAEVALACLRAGAHCYVEKPFVTTCEEADAVLAEADRCHRRVAVAHTMRMSPAVRRLRDWVAGGGIGALRELQAFGKQDHRAGGEDLIVLGTHLFDLMRLFAGDPLWVSARIMTSGRDITVADRRRVKDEVGWVAGDTVRAQLAFADGVQGLFTSDGALRETTGHWGIELRGSRGVARLKCDLMPSVFTRTTPPWSTGDGSEVWAPLDGVGPMEAADHNRAPVEDWLDAIATGREPECSARNGAWAIEMVSGCYQSALGAGRVGFPLPVRAGPLGAI comes from the coding sequence ATGACCCCGGTTTCCGGGATGCCGGATTGCGGTCTCCGGACGCGACGCGAATTCCTGATTTCGGCCGCCGCAGCGTTCACGGTCGCGTGCGCAGGGGGAGATGCCGCGGTGCCCGCCCGGCGTGCGGCAGTCATCGGGCATACGGGACGCGGCGACTACGGCCATGGCCTCGAGGCCATCTTTGCCGGGCGTCCGGAGATCGAGTTGGTGGCGGTCGCGGATCCCGTCGAAGCGGCGCGGGAGCGGCGGGTTCGCGAGACCGGCGCGCTCCGGGCCTATGCCGACTGGCGCGAGTTGCTCGACCGGGAGCGTCCGGACCTGGTGTCCATTGCCATGCGGCATGCGGACCAGCACGCGGAGGTGGCGCTGGCGTGTCTCCGGGCGGGAGCCCACTGCTACGTGGAGAAGCCCTTTGTGACGACCTGTGAGGAGGCGGATGCCGTGCTGGCCGAGGCGGACCGATGCCACCGCCGCGTCGCCGTCGCCCACACGATGCGCATGAGCCCCGCCGTGCGCCGGCTCCGTGATTGGGTTGCCGGGGGCGGGATTGGCGCATTGCGGGAACTGCAAGCCTTCGGCAAGCAGGACCACCGGGCCGGTGGTGAGGATCTCATCGTGCTGGGCACGCACCTTTTCGATCTCATGCGCCTCTTCGCCGGTGATCCCCTCTGGGTGTCGGCGCGCATCATGACCTCCGGGCGCGACATCACGGTTGCCGACCGGCGCCGGGTGAAGGACGAGGTGGGCTGGGTCGCAGGCGACACGGTGCGCGCCCAGTTGGCGTTTGCCGACGGGGTGCAGGGGTTGTTCACGAGCGACGGGGCCTTGCGCGAGACCACCGGGCACTGGGGCATTGAGCTTCGTGGCAGCCGCGGTGTGGCGCGTCTGAAGTGCGATCTGATGCCGTCGGTGTTCACGCGAACAACACCGCCGTGGTCCACCGGCGACGGATCCGAAGTGTGGGCACCGCTCGACGGGGTCGGGCCGATGGAGGCGGCGGATCACAATCGTGCGCCCGTGGAGGACTGGCTCGACGCCATCGCCACGGGTCGCGAACCGGAATGCAGTGCCCGCAATGGCGCCTGGGCGATCGAGATGGTGTCGGGATGCTATCAGTCCGCCCTTGGGGCGGGCCGGGTGGGGTTCCCGCTTCCGGTGCGCGCCGGGCCGCTCGGCGCCATCTGA
- a CDS encoding DUF1549 domain-containing protein, with protein sequence MMRCCVRAIALCCAMGTAVADDLWTAHVAPLLQERCGECHNPIKTRSGLDLSTFAGVLRGGDRGAAVIPGRIEDSLLHAVLSAGADPHMPPKGQLSDEQIGVVRTWIESLKPVVGDAASGGSGGNTDGIPARVDEPAWRPPEGLMAHEAIDRYLERGWEQSGVVPTQPADDRTLVRRLHLDLVGRVPAEAEIEEFLRDSCDGRWGRLVDRLLSGREHARHLAGVFDVVLMGRRGPEVEQQRRDHHWFEFLERSFGENRPWDAVVRELIRGRPAPADRGAAWYLYERKNNAQAMAEALAPVVFGVQIQCAQCHDHLVAREILQAHYWGLVAAFNRTRNVDTPSGPGLAESAIGGFVSFANLKKESQRAQMILFHGRRVDEPWPADGEKEVDDPSRYRVPPPADQEPVVEPAYPLFSRREALAEAVTVGNPLLARAMVNRVWALLFGRGLVHPVELMDSKHPPSHPDLLAWLTADFASNGHDLRRLVRSLVLTRGYRLDSRVPSGWRAGPETFAAALEKPLSAEQWVASLRQVLGDPADPGTLRRTFVRRFPDLLAPEYHPTLQQALFLSNAPEVDSLFEPSGRNLATALVEVSGPRERARRAIRAVYGRDPDAVELREASEHLAGRAAGAGVKQLLWALTTSAEFQLNH encoded by the coding sequence ATGATGCGGTGTTGTGTCCGGGCCATTGCGTTGTGCTGCGCGATGGGCACGGCGGTGGCGGACGACTTGTGGACCGCGCACGTGGCGCCGCTGCTCCAGGAGCGGTGCGGGGAGTGCCATAATCCCATCAAGACCCGGAGCGGACTCGACCTCAGCACGTTTGCCGGGGTCCTGCGCGGCGGGGACCGCGGTGCCGCGGTGATCCCGGGCCGGATTGAGGACAGTTTGCTGCATGCGGTGCTGTCCGCGGGCGCCGACCCCCACATGCCGCCCAAGGGTCAATTGTCCGACGAGCAGATTGGCGTGGTTCGGACCTGGATCGAGAGCCTGAAGCCGGTTGTTGGGGATGCCGCTTCGGGCGGATCGGGCGGGAACACGGATGGCATTCCGGCGCGGGTGGATGAGCCGGCATGGCGGCCTCCGGAGGGACTGATGGCGCACGAGGCGATTGACCGGTATCTCGAGCGGGGCTGGGAACAGTCCGGAGTGGTCCCCACCCAGCCGGCGGATGACCGGACGTTGGTCCGCCGCCTCCATCTCGATCTCGTGGGGCGGGTGCCTGCGGAAGCGGAAATTGAGGAATTTCTTCGGGATTCGTGCGACGGCCGTTGGGGGCGGTTGGTGGACCGGTTGCTGTCGGGTCGGGAGCATGCGCGCCATCTGGCCGGAGTCTTCGATGTCGTCCTCATGGGGCGGCGGGGTCCGGAGGTCGAGCAGCAGCGGCGGGATCACCATTGGTTCGAGTTTCTCGAACGATCCTTTGGGGAGAACCGGCCGTGGGATGCGGTCGTCCGCGAGTTGATCCGGGGACGTCCGGCGCCTGCGGACCGGGGCGCGGCGTGGTATCTCTACGAGCGGAAGAACAATGCGCAGGCGATGGCGGAGGCGCTTGCTCCGGTGGTGTTCGGCGTGCAGATCCAATGTGCCCAGTGTCACGACCATCTGGTCGCCCGGGAGATATTGCAGGCGCACTACTGGGGTCTCGTGGCCGCATTCAACCGGACGCGCAACGTGGACACCCCGTCGGGTCCCGGCCTCGCCGAATCGGCCATCGGCGGGTTCGTCTCGTTTGCCAACCTGAAGAAGGAGTCGCAGCGGGCGCAGATGATCCTGTTTCACGGACGCCGGGTGGACGAACCGTGGCCTGCGGATGGGGAGAAGGAGGTGGATGATCCGTCGCGTTACCGGGTGCCGCCGCCGGCGGACCAGGAGCCGGTGGTGGAGCCCGCGTACCCGCTCTTTTCCCGTCGCGAAGCCCTGGCGGAGGCCGTCACGGTGGGCAATCCGCTGCTGGCCCGGGCCATGGTCAACCGCGTTTGGGCGCTGCTGTTCGGACGCGGGCTGGTGCATCCAGTGGAACTGATGGATTCGAAGCATCCGCCCAGTCATCCCGACCTGCTGGCCTGGCTGACGGCGGATTTCGCAAGCAACGGTCACGACCTCCGGCGCCTGGTGCGCTCGTTGGTGCTCACCCGAGGGTACCGGCTCGACTCCCGGGTGCCGTCCGGATGGCGGGCGGGTCCGGAGACCTTTGCGGCGGCGCTGGAGAAGCCGCTTTCGGCCGAGCAATGGGTGGCCTCGCTGCGGCAGGTCCTGGGGGATCCGGCGGATCCCGGGACGCTGCGGCGGACGTTTGTGCGACGGTTTCCCGACCTGTTGGCGCCGGAATATCATCCGACGCTTCAGCAGGCGCTGTTCCTGTCGAACGCCCCGGAGGTGGATTCATTGTTCGAGCCTTCCGGGAGGAATCTTGCGACGGCACTGGTCGAGGTGTCCGGGCCAAGGGAACGGGCCCGGCGCGCGATCCGGGCGGTCTATGGCCGCGACCCGGATGCGGTGGAACTGCGGGAAGCCTCGGAGCACCTGGCGGGGCGTGCGGCCGGGGCGGGCGTGAAGCAGTTGCTGTGGGCATTGACCACGAGTGCGGAGTTTCAGCTCAACCACTGA
- a CDS encoding DUF1501 domain-containing protein produces MSEPTSPSRAHGASCGQPDHAIHRRRFLTGLAGAGAVSVGSWAGLFSVPAFAAAARRRGKHCILLWLCGAPSQFETWDPKPGRISGGPFRSIPTAIPGVHFGELMPRTAGIADRLAVVRCMKTSQSEHLQGIDLLNRGAAPRPPFVRPTLGAVLAQQLGHLDSAIPNFVLLDPCPEGNEFKEFKSGNWAGWLGAEYGPVRVGGEYRLDHAARLADLSTDDQEARNALRRFFNRRYANERRPAAAASQNAVFERVKGLMSCAHLFDLESLPEADRERYGPGAFGMHALQARHLVEHGAPFVMVANGMPWDSHVFHNEIYQMLVPELDRVIVHLITDLEVRGLLDDTLVVLMGEFGRTPWINQARGRDHYPNAWSLAMAGCGMRRGVVVGATDADGVEVEGPAFDEKNLFATIFTALGLDPYAPYDLPELPSFHRVEDRAEPIRDLLA; encoded by the coding sequence ATGAGCGAGCCCACCTCCCCATCCAGAGCGCACGGGGCGTCATGCGGGCAGCCCGATCACGCGATCCACCGGCGGCGATTTCTCACCGGGTTGGCGGGAGCGGGAGCGGTCTCGGTGGGCAGCTGGGCGGGGCTGTTTTCGGTGCCGGCGTTTGCCGCGGCGGCGCGGCGGCGTGGCAAGCACTGCATCCTTCTCTGGCTCTGCGGGGCGCCAAGCCAGTTTGAGACGTGGGATCCCAAGCCGGGTCGGATTTCGGGTGGACCTTTCCGGAGCATTCCGACGGCGATTCCCGGTGTTCATTTCGGGGAGTTGATGCCGCGCACGGCGGGCATTGCGGACCGGCTGGCGGTGGTGCGGTGCATGAAGACCAGCCAGAGCGAGCACCTGCAGGGGATTGACCTGCTCAACCGCGGGGCGGCGCCGCGTCCGCCCTTCGTCCGCCCCACCCTGGGCGCGGTGCTGGCGCAGCAGCTGGGACACCTCGACAGCGCGATCCCCAACTTTGTGCTGCTCGATCCGTGTCCGGAGGGCAACGAGTTCAAGGAGTTCAAGTCCGGGAACTGGGCCGGCTGGCTCGGGGCGGAGTACGGTCCGGTGCGCGTGGGCGGCGAGTACCGGCTGGACCACGCCGCGCGGCTGGCGGATTTGTCCACCGACGACCAGGAGGCGCGCAACGCCCTGCGGCGCTTTTTCAACCGCCGGTACGCCAACGAGCGCCGCCCTGCGGCGGCAGCGTCGCAAAACGCGGTGTTCGAGCGGGTGAAGGGGCTGATGAGCTGCGCCCACCTGTTCGATCTGGAGTCGCTGCCGGAGGCGGATCGTGAGCGGTATGGTCCGGGCGCCTTCGGGATGCATGCCCTGCAGGCACGGCACCTGGTGGAGCACGGCGCGCCCTTCGTGATGGTGGCCAATGGCATGCCGTGGGACAGTCATGTGTTTCACAACGAGATCTACCAGATGCTCGTTCCGGAACTGGACCGGGTGATCGTTCACCTGATCACCGACCTGGAGGTGCGCGGCCTGCTGGACGACACGCTGGTGGTCCTGATGGGAGAGTTTGGGCGGACGCCATGGATCAATCAGGCGCGGGGACGCGACCATTATCCCAACGCCTGGTCCCTCGCGATGGCCGGATGCGGGATGCGCCGCGGCGTCGTGGTGGGGGCGACCGATGCGGACGGGGTCGAGGTGGAGGGGCCGGCCTTCGACGAAAAGAACCTGTTCGCCACGATCTTCACGGCACTGGGGCTCGATCCGTACGCGCCCTACGATCTGCCGGAGCTGCCCAGCTTTCACCGTGTGGAGGATCGAGCGGAGCCGATCCGGGACCTTCTTGCCTGA
- a CDS encoding arylesterase yields MKRRSFWLMVLLGGAALVGVMVLRPTAPRLTNFPPSATGPWVAFGDSLTEGHGAEPGGDYPSQLSRRLGIPIVNLGRGGVTTGEGLARVDEVVALRPRVVLLCLGGNDVLRQQSSAEMMSNLDAIIERLHHGGSFVVLLGIRSASLRDRNQKAFDRLARDRQVLLVPDLLDGVMFRPELMADPIHPNERGYAKIAERVEQRLAPWLPKLR; encoded by the coding sequence ATGAAGCGCCGATCCTTCTGGCTCATGGTCCTCCTTGGCGGCGCGGCTCTCGTCGGGGTGATGGTGCTGCGCCCCACCGCGCCGCGACTCACCAACTTCCCTCCGAGCGCCACGGGCCCCTGGGTGGCCTTTGGGGACAGTCTTACCGAGGGGCATGGGGCGGAACCGGGGGGGGACTATCCGTCCCAGTTGTCCCGCCGGCTGGGCATACCCATCGTCAACCTCGGGCGCGGCGGCGTGACCACCGGGGAGGGGTTGGCGCGGGTGGACGAGGTCGTCGCTCTGAGGCCGCGGGTGGTGCTGCTGTGCCTGGGCGGCAATGACGTCCTCCGACAGCAGTCCTCGGCCGAAATGATGTCCAATCTGGATGCCATCATTGAGCGCCTCCATCACGGGGGATCCTTCGTGGTGCTCCTGGGCATCCGTAGTGCGTCCCTTCGGGATCGGAATCAGAAGGCGTTTGACCGGCTGGCCCGGGACCGTCAGGTCCTCCTTGTGCCCGATCTGCTGGACGGAGTGATGTTTCGTCCGGAGCTGATGGCGGATCCGATCCATCCCAACGAGCGCGGCTATGCGAAGATCGCGGAGCGGGTGGAGCAGCGGTTGGCCCCCTGGCTCCCCAAACTCCGGTGA
- the cobA gene encoding uroporphyrinogen-III C-methyltransferase, which yields MWDGDRVASVSSQSADGIVYLVGAGPGDPGLLTCRGAELLGRASVVVYDALVNADLLRLAPASAERIYAGKRSRDHAVPQADLNRLLVDRARAGGVVVRLKGGDPYTFGRGAEEAAELAAAGVAFEVVPGISSVTAAPNYAGIPLTHREHCSSFHVFTGHEDPGKPESRLDWGQIAQLNGTRVILMGIERLGDITAGLLTHGAAAGTPVALVRWGTTGRQETLVGTLADIAARAATAGFAAPAVIVIGDVVTLRGTLDWFERRPLFGQRIVVTRTREQASDLRRQLAELGAEVLEIPTIRIEPPEALGPLVEAIAGLGEYNWLVFTSPNGVTAFFDYFFKAYDDVRALGMARIAAVGPATAARLRELHLAVDAMPQEYVASRVAAAIGEKESIENLRILCLRAEVANPDLVARLEEAGGIVDDVACYRTVPETADANGAVARFEEDGADWITFTSASTVENFHARFDLPAVCARRPGLRLASIGPETTRAVTALGLQPAVEARPHNLAGLIQGLRSAVRRSRLAASKSGKAHAEPKPEGHGEEA from the coding sequence ATGTGGGACGGCGATAGGGTCGCGTCCGTGAGTTCGCAATCTGCCGATGGCATCGTGTACCTGGTGGGCGCAGGGCCCGGAGATCCGGGGTTGCTGACGTGCCGCGGGGCCGAACTCCTGGGGCGGGCTTCGGTGGTGGTGTACGACGCCCTCGTCAATGCCGACCTGCTCCGCCTCGCGCCGGCATCCGCAGAGCGCATCTACGCCGGCAAACGATCCCGCGACCACGCCGTTCCGCAGGCGGACTTGAACCGGTTGCTCGTGGATCGGGCACGCGCCGGCGGGGTGGTCGTCCGGTTGAAAGGTGGTGACCCCTATACCTTTGGGCGGGGTGCCGAGGAGGCGGCGGAACTTGCCGCAGCGGGCGTTGCGTTTGAGGTGGTCCCGGGAATCTCCTCCGTGACGGCCGCGCCGAACTATGCGGGGATTCCCCTGACTCATCGCGAGCATTGCTCCAGCTTTCACGTTTTCACCGGGCACGAAGACCCCGGCAAGCCCGAGTCCCGGCTGGATTGGGGCCAGATCGCGCAGCTCAACGGCACGCGGGTGATCCTGATGGGGATCGAGCGCCTGGGTGACATCACCGCAGGGCTGCTGACGCATGGCGCGGCCGCGGGCACCCCGGTGGCCCTGGTGCGCTGGGGGACCACCGGACGTCAGGAGACCCTGGTCGGCACCCTGGCGGATATCGCCGCCCGCGCGGCGACGGCGGGGTTCGCCGCGCCGGCGGTGATCGTGATCGGCGACGTGGTGACGCTTCGTGGCACGCTGGACTGGTTCGAGCGCCGGCCCCTGTTTGGACAACGGATCGTGGTGACCCGGACCCGCGAGCAGGCCAGCGACCTGCGACGGCAGCTGGCCGAGCTCGGTGCGGAGGTTCTGGAGATCCCCACGATCCGCATTGAGCCGCCTGAAGCGCTCGGACCGTTGGTCGAGGCGATTGCCGGGCTCGGGGAATACAATTGGCTGGTGTTCACCAGTCCCAACGGGGTCACCGCCTTTTTCGACTATTTCTTCAAGGCCTACGACGACGTCCGGGCGCTCGGCATGGCCCGCATCGCGGCGGTGGGCCCGGCGACGGCCGCGCGGCTCAGGGAGCTGCACCTGGCGGTGGACGCGATGCCCCAGGAATACGTGGCCTCGCGTGTGGCCGCGGCCATTGGGGAGAAGGAGAGCATCGAGAACCTGCGCATTCTTTGCCTGCGCGCCGAGGTGGCCAATCCAGATCTCGTCGCCCGCCTCGAGGAGGCAGGCGGCATTGTGGATGACGTCGCGTGCTACCGGACCGTGCCGGAAACTGCGGACGCCAATGGTGCGGTCGCCCGCTTCGAGGAGGACGGTGCGGATTGGATCACCTTCACCAGCGCCTCGACGGTGGAGAATTTCCACGCGCGCTTTGATCTGCCTGCTGTCTGCGCCAGGCGACCCGGCCTGAGACTGGCGTCCATCGGACCTGAAACCACGAGAGCGGTGACGGCGCTGGGCCTGCAGCCGGCGGTCGAGGCGCGTCCGCACAACCTTGCCGGCCTGATCCAGGGGCTGCGCAGCGCGGTGCGTCGCTCCCGGCTGGCGGCTTCAAAGTCCGGGAAGGCGCATGCCGAGCCGAAGCCAGAGGGGCATGGTGAGGAAGCCTAG
- a CDS encoding AEC family transporter — protein MNELLTVLTAVLPVFCLVATGVALRRAEWLTPEADASLMRVVVNVLTPALILDVVLGNAALRRPENLVLAPLLGFAEVAGGVGLAWLVRRRTGLVSDREQRTFAATTGIQNYGYVPLPLILSLFPGDTAGVLFVHNLGVDIGLWTVCLVALGHGTLREWRRLVSPPLIAIVLALALNALGGDRYLPGFLRKTASMLGVCAFPLGIVLIGATMSDSAADLRRHIGGRMAAWAAVLRLGVLPAILLVVAWLVPSRELKQVLVVQAAMPAAVFPIVLARHYAGDPPTAVRVVIATSLLGFLTMPLWLRLGMRLPGL, from the coding sequence GTGAACGAACTGCTCACCGTCCTCACCGCCGTCCTGCCCGTCTTCTGCCTCGTGGCGACCGGGGTGGCGCTCCGACGGGCCGAGTGGCTCACCCCGGAGGCCGACGCCAGCCTGATGCGCGTGGTCGTCAACGTGCTCACCCCGGCGCTGATCCTCGACGTCGTGCTGGGCAACGCCGCGCTGCGCCGGCCCGAAAACCTCGTGCTGGCACCATTGCTCGGCTTCGCCGAGGTCGCGGGCGGTGTCGGACTGGCATGGCTCGTGCGCCGCCGGACCGGCCTGGTCTCCGACCGGGAGCAGCGAACGTTTGCCGCGACCACCGGAATTCAGAACTACGGCTACGTGCCGCTGCCCCTCATCCTGAGCCTGTTTCCCGGGGACACCGCCGGCGTGCTTTTCGTGCACAACCTGGGTGTGGACATCGGTCTCTGGACCGTCTGCCTGGTGGCCCTCGGCCATGGGACGCTCCGCGAGTGGCGCCGGCTGGTCAGTCCTCCACTGATCGCCATCGTGCTTGCCCTGGCCCTGAACGCCCTGGGGGGTGACCGCTACCTGCCTGGCTTCCTCCGCAAGACCGCGTCCATGCTCGGGGTCTGCGCATTCCCGCTGGGCATCGTGCTCATCGGCGCCACCATGTCGGACTCCGCAGCGGATCTCCGGCGCCACATCGGGGGGCGAATGGCCGCCTGGGCGGCGGTGCTTCGACTCGGAGTGCTGCCCGCCATCCTGCTGGTCGTGGCGTGGCTGGTGCCGTCGCGCGAGTTGAAACAGGTCCTCGTCGTGCAGGCGGCCATGCCCGCGGCGGTGTTTCCCATCGTCCTCGCCCGCCACTACGCCGGAGACCCGCCCACAGCCGTCCGCGTGGTCATCGCCACCAGCCTCCTAGGCTTCCTCACCATGCCCCTCTGGCTTCGGCTCGGCATGCGCCTTCCCGGACTTTGA
- a CDS encoding NAD(P)/FAD-dependent oxidoreductase, which translates to MLPHVESLQHDVVVIGGGSAGYAAARTLADGGATVAVVEGAGEVGGLCILRGCMPTKALLHAAELREGIREAAAWGITVPEVAVDAAQLMARKDALIGEFAAYRRQQLEAGRWAFLRGHARFLDPHTLEVTPDLRISAGHFVVATGSVIAPPPIPGLAGAGYLDSDSALRIREIPGSLIVLGGGAVALEFAQFFSRLGTRVTVLQRKDQLLRGTDPDVARELESALRDEGLTVHTGTQLQEVTRVGGGVRARFEQAGTVREVEGEAVFHGLGRRPMTDLNLEAAGVAVEDSGLIRTNALQQTTAPHIYAAGDCCGPHEFVHLAVQQGEVAARNILGARQPMDYRLLMSVVFTEPQVATVGLGEAAAREAGEDLLVATYPFNDHGKSMILGARHGFVKLIARRRTGELLGGACVGPQGGELIHEVMVALAARMSAGALAALPHYHPTLAEIWTYPAEQIAAAVG; encoded by the coding sequence ATGCTGCCGCACGTGGAATCCCTTCAGCATGACGTGGTGGTGATCGGCGGCGGCAGCGCCGGTTACGCGGCGGCGCGCACCCTGGCGGATGGGGGGGCAACGGTGGCCGTGGTCGAGGGCGCCGGGGAGGTGGGCGGGTTGTGCATCCTGCGCGGCTGCATGCCGACGAAGGCCCTGCTGCATGCGGCAGAACTGCGCGAGGGAATCCGGGAGGCGGCCGCCTGGGGCATCACGGTGCCGGAGGTCGCGGTGGACGCCGCACAATTGATGGCCCGCAAGGACGCGCTCATCGGGGAGTTCGCCGCTTACAGGCGTCAGCAGCTTGAGGCGGGTCGGTGGGCGTTCCTTCGCGGGCACGCCCGCTTCCTCGACCCCCATACGCTGGAGGTGACCCCGGACCTTCGGATCTCCGCCGGCCATTTCGTTGTGGCCACCGGCTCCGTGATTGCGCCGCCCCCGATCCCGGGGCTTGCCGGGGCGGGGTATCTGGACAGCGACTCGGCCCTTCGGATCCGCGAGATCCCTGGCTCGCTCATCGTCCTCGGGGGCGGTGCCGTGGCCCTGGAGTTTGCCCAGTTTTTCTCCCGCCTCGGCACTCGGGTCACGGTGTTGCAGCGCAAGGATCAGTTGTTGCGCGGCACGGATCCGGATGTTGCGCGCGAGCTGGAGTCGGCACTGCGGGACGAGGGTCTGACCGTGCACACGGGCACGCAACTCCAGGAGGTGACCCGTGTCGGTGGCGGGGTGCGCGCGCGGTTCGAACAGGCGGGAACGGTCCGCGAGGTGGAGGGGGAGGCGGTGTTTCACGGGTTGGGACGCCGTCCGATGACGGATCTGAACCTGGAAGCGGCCGGTGTGGCGGTGGAGGACTCGGGGTTGATCCGCACCAATGCCCTGCAGCAGACCACCGCCCCCCACATTTATGCGGCCGGCGATTGCTGCGGTCCCCACGAGTTTGTGCACCTGGCAGTCCAGCAGGGCGAAGTGGCCGCACGGAACATCCTTGGGGCCCGGCAGCCGATGGACTACCGGCTGCTCATGAGCGTGGTCTTCACCGAGCCGCAGGTGGCGACGGTGGGCCTTGGGGAGGCGGCGGCGCGGGAGGCTGGTGAGGATCTGCTGGTGGCGACGTATCCCTTCAATGACCACGGCAAATCCATGATCCTGGGGGCGCGGCATGGGTTCGTGAAGCTCATCGCACGGCGCCGGACCGGTGAATTGCTCGGCGGCGCCTGTGTGGGACCCCAGGGCGGCGAGCTGATTCATGAGGTGATGGTGGCGCTGGCGGCACGCATGTCGGCAGGAGCCCTGGCTGCGTTGCCTCACTATCATCCCACCCTGGCCGAGATCTGGACCTATCCCGCGGAGCAGATCGCGGCGGCGGTGGGGTGA